The following are from one region of the Mesorhizobium sp. B2-8-5 genome:
- a CDS encoding Mov34/MPN/PAD-1 family protein — protein sequence MHAHLVEVGRSGYEGLGLWVGRIRAGTATVERALIPEQRLIRGPAGVGVLVDGAELHRINVWLFDNGLRILAQIHSHPTDAYHSDTDDDNALATTAGSLSLVVPDFARGPADLSQTVVYRLNGAGNWLPVPAEDVSRLIEIVD from the coding sequence GTGCACGCGCATCTAGTCGAGGTAGGGCGGTCCGGATACGAGGGACTGGGCCTTTGGGTCGGTCGCATACGAGCGGGCACAGCCACAGTGGAACGAGCACTCATTCCCGAGCAGAGGCTCATTCGTGGCCCTGCTGGTGTCGGCGTGCTTGTCGACGGGGCTGAGTTGCACCGTATCAACGTTTGGCTCTTCGATAATGGTCTACGCATACTTGCGCAGATTCACAGCCACCCCACGGATGCATACCACTCGGACACCGACGACGATAATGCGTTAGCAACGACGGCCGGCTCACTTTCCCTGGTCGTTCCGGACTTCGCGAGAGGGCCGGCAGATTTGTCCCAGACTGTGGTCTATCGGCTTAACGGCGCCGGGAACTGGCTCCCCGTTCCTGCCGAGGATGTTAGTCGTCTCATTGAAATCGTGGATTGA